One Granulicella sp. 5B5 DNA window includes the following coding sequences:
- a CDS encoding cation:dicarboxylase symporter family transporter produces the protein MTHVFWIVVRCAVVLALAAFAWRRRSLTPWIFVAMVAGAELGLDAPRVAVELRVFSDIFLRLIKTIVAPLILSTLVVGIAGHGDLKSVGRIGVKALVYFEVVTTLALAIGLIAINVSKAGVGVVLTGAPVVQSAVVAPTRWDEFLLHIFPENIAKSIAEGQILQVAVFAVFFGIALSLLSAEKRAPIVTLLESLSEVMFKFTNIVMYLSPLAVAGAMAYTVGHSGLGVLVNLGKLLLTLYGSLVAFGVLVLVPVMLVFRVPVRRFLKAVAEPATIAFATSTSEAALPSAMEQMEALGVPRRIVAFVIPAGYSFNLDGSTLYLAIASVFVAQAGGIHLTIGEQLTMMVTLMLTSKGIAGVPRAMLVVLLATASTFHLPLEPVAMILGVDVLMDMARTTVNVVGNCLASAVVAKWEGTFGTEPPSEVVLEGAEV, from the coding sequence ATGACGCATGTGTTTTGGATAGTGGTGCGGTGCGCGGTGGTGCTTGCGCTGGCGGCGTTTGCATGGCGGCGGCGGAGCCTGACGCCGTGGATCTTTGTGGCGATGGTGGCGGGCGCGGAGCTGGGGCTCGATGCGCCGAGAGTGGCGGTGGAGCTGCGGGTGTTTTCGGACATCTTTCTGCGGCTGATCAAGACGATCGTTGCTCCGCTGATCCTGTCGACGCTGGTGGTGGGGATTGCAGGGCATGGCGACCTGAAGAGCGTAGGGAGGATCGGCGTGAAGGCGCTGGTGTACTTCGAGGTGGTGACGACGCTGGCGCTGGCGATTGGGCTGATCGCGATCAACGTGAGCAAAGCCGGTGTTGGCGTTGTGTTGACGGGGGCGCCGGTGGTGCAGAGTGCCGTGGTTGCTCCGACGCGGTGGGACGAGTTTCTGCTGCACATCTTTCCGGAGAACATTGCGAAGAGCATTGCGGAGGGGCAGATTCTGCAGGTGGCGGTGTTTGCGGTGTTCTTCGGGATTGCGCTGTCGTTGTTGAGTGCGGAGAAGCGTGCGCCGATCGTGACCCTGCTGGAGAGCCTGAGCGAAGTGATGTTCAAGTTCACGAACATCGTGATGTATCTATCGCCGCTGGCAGTGGCGGGGGCGATGGCCTATACCGTGGGGCACAGCGGGCTGGGTGTGCTGGTGAACCTGGGCAAGCTGTTGCTGACGCTGTATGGCTCGCTGGTGGCGTTTGGTGTGCTGGTGCTGGTGCCGGTGATGCTGGTGTTCCGGGTGCCGGTACGGCGGTTCCTGAAAGCGGTGGCGGAGCCGGCGACGATTGCGTTTGCGACCTCGACGAGCGAAGCTGCGCTACCAAGTGCGATGGAGCAGATGGAGGCGCTGGGTGTGCCGCGGAGGATTGTGGCGTTCGTGATTCCGGCGGGGTACAGCTTCAATCTCGATGGGTCGACGCTGTACCTGGCGATTGCGAGTGTTTTTGTGGCGCAGGCCGGGGGCATCCATCTGACGATTGGCGAGCAGCTGACGATGATGGTGACACTGATGCTGACGAGCAAGGGCATCGCTGGGGTTCCGCGGGCGATGCTGGTGGTGCTACTGGCGACGGCGTCGACGTTCCATCTTCCGCTGGAGCCGGTGGCGATGATCCTTGGCGTCGATGTGCTGATGGATATGGCGCGGACGACGGTGAACGTGGTGGGGAACTGCCTGGCGAGCGCGGTGGTGGCGAAGTGGGAGGGGACGTTTGGGACTGAGCCTCCGAGTGAGGTGGTGCTGGAGGGTGCGGAGGTGTAG
- a CDS encoding nuclear transport factor 2 family protein — translation MASKLLRSLPLVAATLLLAPLAAAQSPTQLSGINPPSADPLSKGPTLSPLTMPTITPGELELIKLEGEFSDAVAKGGGKAFASWFADDGITLSNGKPPVRGRDAIAAVATWNPVDYQLTWYAEGAQMGPNSLSGFTWGHYTSTAKDKNGQPVSLSGRYITVWKKVKGQWKVALDASADDVPAAGDCCALPKP, via the coding sequence ATGGCCAGCAAGCTGCTCCGCTCCCTCCCGCTCGTCGCCGCAACGCTTTTACTCGCACCGCTCGCCGCAGCCCAGTCCCCCACGCAGCTGTCCGGCATCAACCCGCCGTCCGCGGACCCACTCAGCAAGGGCCCAACGCTCAGCCCGCTCACCATGCCCACCATCACCCCCGGCGAGCTCGAGCTCATCAAGCTCGAAGGCGAGTTCTCTGACGCCGTCGCCAAAGGCGGCGGCAAGGCCTTCGCCTCCTGGTTCGCCGACGACGGCATCACCCTCTCCAACGGCAAGCCTCCCGTCCGCGGACGCGACGCGATCGCCGCCGTCGCCACCTGGAACCCCGTGGACTACCAGCTCACCTGGTACGCCGAAGGCGCCCAGATGGGCCCCAACTCGCTCTCCGGCTTCACCTGGGGACACTACACCTCAACCGCCAAAGACAAGAACGGCCAGCCCGTCTCTCTCTCCGGCCGCTACATCACCGTCTGGAAGAAAGTGAAAGGCCAGTGGAAGGTCGCCCTCGACGCCAGCGCCG